From the genome of Staphylococcus haemolyticus, one region includes:
- a CDS encoding C39 family peptidase produces the protein MKRTILSIKPISQLFPIPMVMGCEGVSAAMLLQYNDYNIKATEIMKHWPKHPNNPYKGYVGHHLLVKLGHHQTIFPNAYVPYLQTIDSRIVDGTGTELTSLEAVIDSGQPVIMYHTSLGRKPFRKHFTFDDRKKELVSNIHVTLLIGYDDKYYYYIDPLWSHLFKFVIFPAIVPNRFQVIKIAKSKLERSFNAPGRTCIYLKVNTND, from the coding sequence ATGAAAAGAACGATATTATCAATCAAACCAATTAGCCAATTATTTCCAATTCCAATGGTCATGGGCTGTGAAGGTGTTTCAGCAGCAATGTTACTTCAATATAATGATTATAATATAAAAGCAACAGAAATTATGAAACATTGGCCCAAACATCCTAATAATCCCTATAAAGGTTATGTAGGTCATCACTTACTCGTCAAGTTGGGTCATCACCAAACCATCTTTCCGAATGCTTATGTTCCGTACTTACAAACGATTGATTCACGAATTGTTGATGGCACAGGTACTGAGCTAACGTCTTTAGAGGCCGTTATTGATTCAGGCCAACCGGTCATCATGTATCATACGAGTTTAGGGCGTAAACCATTCCGGAAACATTTCACATTTGATGATCGTAAAAAAGAACTCGTTTCTAACATTCATGTTACGCTATTAATTGGATATGATGATAAATATTACTATTATATAGATCCCTTATGGAGTCACTTATTTAAATTTGTTATCTTTCCTGCGATAGTCCCTAATCGCTTTCAAGTTATTAAAATTGCAAAGTCCAAATTAGAGCGTAGCTTTAATGCCCCTGGTCGTACATGTATATATCTTAAAGTAAACACCAATGATTAG
- the scdA gene encoding iron-sulfur cluster repair di-iron protein ScdA has protein sequence MITNESIVAEIVTDIPLSADIFRKYGIDFCCGGNISINEAVKNKKVDAETLIDEINELPNHDQGNINVKYLDAPSLIQYIQSRYHETMREEFKNLSPYVTKVAKVHGPNHPFLIQLQDLYRQYRDGMLEHMAQEDEHDFPALIKLSRGEQVDHSSDIIQSLVDDHTQTGQLLEDMRELTSQYQPPSEACQTWRLVYHRLMNLERETHEHVHLENHVLFNKFS, from the coding sequence ATGATTACAAATGAATCTATCGTTGCAGAAATTGTTACTGATATCCCACTAAGTGCTGATATTTTCAGAAAATATGGCATCGACTTTTGTTGTGGTGGCAATATATCTATAAATGAGGCAGTTAAAAATAAAAAAGTTGATGCAGAAACTTTAATAGATGAAATTAATGAACTTCCAAACCATGATCAAGGAAACATTAATGTGAAATATCTAGATGCGCCGTCATTAATTCAATATATACAATCTCGCTATCACGAAACAATGCGTGAAGAATTTAAGAATCTATCCCCTTATGTTACAAAAGTGGCTAAAGTTCATGGACCAAACCATCCATTTCTAATTCAGTTACAAGATTTATATCGCCAATATCGAGATGGTATGCTTGAGCATATGGCTCAAGAAGATGAACATGATTTCCCAGCGTTAATTAAACTTTCTCGTGGTGAACAAGTAGATCATTCATCTGATATCATTCAAAGCTTAGTTGACGACCACACTCAAACAGGACAATTACTTGAAGATATGCGTGAATTAACTAGCCAATATCAACCTCCTAGTGAAGCTTGCCAAACTTGGAGATTAGTATATCATCGTCTAATGAATTTAGAACGTGAAACTCATGAACATGTACATTTAGAAAATCACGTACTCTTTAACAAATTCAGTTAG
- a CDS encoding amino acid permease: MARQLERELNNRHIQLIAIGGAIGTGLFLGSGQTIALTGPSLLLTYMIIGMVMFAFMRALGELLLSNTRFNSFVDIANEYIGPFAGFVIGWTYWLAWIASSMSDLTAMGQYFSFWFPQVPHWITVLFIVLMLISFNMLGARLFGELEFWFSIIKIVTIIAMIIVGLVMIFFSFKTSYGHASFSNLTNHGGIFPNGPFGFLMAFQIAVYSFIGIELIGVTAGETKDPRNVIPKAINNVPIRILLFYVGGLLVIMSVIPWNKIDSNSSPFVTMFSLIGLPFAAGLVNFVVLTAAASATNSGIYSNSRILFGLAKQGLGPKVLSKTNGSSVPYLSMLVSSGTLLAAALLNFIFPDAIKLFIYVTTLSTVLFLVVWAMIIISYIVFVKKNPEEHHKNKFKLFGGLKTAYVVLAFFAFVFVLLFFSEDTRAAIFISPIWFIFLFIFYRKYKSNAEDLAERTRSQGRNSINY; the protein is encoded by the coding sequence ATGGCTAGACAGTTGGAAAGAGAACTAAACAACAGGCATATTCAATTAATTGCGATTGGGGGCGCAATTGGTACAGGATTATTCCTAGGTTCAGGACAAACAATAGCTTTAACAGGACCTTCCCTTTTACTAACTTACATGATTATTGGTATGGTCATGTTTGCATTCATGCGAGCACTTGGAGAATTGTTATTAAGTAATACACGCTTTAATTCATTTGTAGATATCGCGAACGAATACATAGGTCCCTTTGCCGGATTTGTCATTGGGTGGACATATTGGCTCGCTTGGATTGCTTCAAGTATGTCAGATTTAACAGCAATGGGACAATATTTTAGTTTTTGGTTCCCACAAGTTCCACATTGGATTACCGTCTTGTTCATAGTATTAATGTTAATCTCTTTTAACATGTTAGGTGCAAGATTATTCGGTGAATTGGAATTTTGGTTCTCAATTATCAAAATTGTTACTATTATTGCGATGATCATCGTTGGACTTGTCATGATATTCTTCTCATTTAAAACATCTTATGGTCATGCATCGTTTAGTAACTTAACTAATCACGGCGGTATCTTCCCTAATGGACCATTTGGATTCTTAATGGCATTCCAAATTGCCGTTTATTCATTTATTGGTATTGAACTTATCGGGGTAACTGCTGGTGAGACGAAGGACCCTAGAAATGTAATTCCTAAAGCAATTAATAACGTGCCTATACGTATCTTATTATTTTACGTAGGTGGTTTATTAGTCATCATGTCGGTTATTCCTTGGAATAAAATAGACTCAAATAGTAGTCCATTCGTAACGATGTTTAGTTTAATCGGCTTACCATTCGCTGCCGGACTAGTAAACTTTGTAGTATTAACTGCCGCTGCATCAGCAACAAACAGTGGTATTTATTCTAATAGTCGTATTTTATTCGGACTTGCTAAACAAGGTTTAGGACCTAAAGTTTTAAGCAAAACTAATGGTAGCAGTGTTCCATACTTATCTATGTTAGTTTCATCTGGTACCTTATTGGCAGCAGCATTGCTTAATTTTATTTTCCCAGATGCCATTAAATTATTTATTTATGTTACAACACTATCAACTGTTCTATTTTTAGTAGTATGGGCAATGATTATCATTTCTTATATTGTTTTCGTTAAAAAGAATCCAGAAGAACACCATAAGAATAAATTTAAACTCTTTGGTGGACTTAAGACAGCATATGTCGTACTCGCATTTTTCGCGTTTGTGTTTGTACTACTATTCTTTAGCGAAGATACAAGAGCGGCCATTTTCATTTCACCAATTTGGTTTATCTTCTTGTTCATCTTTTATAGAAAATACAAGTCTAATGCAGAAGACTTAGCGGAACGAACTCGTAGTCAAGGACGTAATTCAATTAATTATTAA
- a CDS encoding metallophosphoesterase, with the protein MKIGTISDLHIDRHPKLEPQAYLDALVYIVEQRNIELLLIAGDMSNDYLQSYQFIQDLKEKCRIPILFVPGNHDYWTSEASLSSKQIYEFYASKPDCLIGKPYVVNDHWAIVGHTAWYDYSYADDKFDLDRIKRGKYYGATWQDKVKIDWDIDDRVLSKEAAKQIQEDLDQVKDKHIILMTHIVTHPKFIVPMPHRIFDFFNAYIGTKDFDEFYSTYSIRYSIMGHVHFRKMINENGITYICPCLGYQRQWRTSDINQEINNALVSFDISDE; encoded by the coding sequence ATGAAGATAGGTACAATTTCAGATTTACATATTGATCGACATCCTAAACTGGAACCACAAGCATATCTTGATGCACTCGTATATATTGTGGAACAAAGAAATATTGAATTATTATTAATTGCAGGAGATATGTCTAATGATTATCTGCAAAGTTACCAATTTATTCAAGACTTAAAAGAAAAATGTCGTATACCAATCTTATTCGTCCCTGGTAATCATGACTATTGGACTTCAGAAGCATCACTCAGTTCAAAGCAAATTTATGAATTTTATGCTAGCAAGCCAGACTGTCTAATTGGCAAACCGTATGTCGTTAATGACCATTGGGCAATAGTAGGACATACTGCATGGTATGACTATAGCTATGCTGATGACAAATTTGATTTGGATCGAATTAAAAGAGGGAAATATTACGGTGCCACATGGCAAGATAAAGTGAAAATTGATTGGGATATTGATGATAGAGTGTTATCTAAAGAGGCGGCTAAACAAATACAAGAAGACTTAGATCAGGTTAAAGATAAACATATTATCTTAATGACTCACATTGTCACGCATCCTAAATTTATAGTACCTATGCCGCATCGCATTTTTGACTTCTTTAATGCTTATATAGGTACTAAGGACTTTGATGAATTTTATTCAACCTATTCCATCCGTTATAGCATTATGGGGCATGTGCATTTTCGAAAGATGATTAATGAAAATGGCATCACATATATTTGTCCCTGCTTAGGGTATCAACGACAATGGAGAACGAGTGATATTAATCAAGAAATCAATAACGCTTTAGTATCATTTGATATTAGTGATGAATAA
- a CDS encoding Bcr/CflA family efflux MFS transporter yields the protein MQPSTHTKLPLLLLIVLGVMTAFGPMIIDMYLPALPEAQHQFRSSTSEIQLTLSFAMIGLALGQFLFGPLSDAFGRKRMGLIILCIFFLATLSGVFASNLILFLCIRFIQGFTAGGIIVIAKAFAGDRYEGDLLAKFLASLMVVNGIVTIIMPLLGGLSLTLGSSRIVFIILTFISLFVLLGVATMMPKTHKSEHKSLNFKDILLDFGSLMKKPRFIIPMLLQGLTYVMLFSFSSASPFITQKIYNMTPQQFSIMVAVNGVGLIIVSQIVALLVAYINRFKLMIYLTLIQVVGVILIVITLAVHGPLWILLIAFFLNVCPVTSIGPLGFSMAMEERTGGSGNASSLLGLFQFILGGIISPIVGLKGQYDATPYIFVIMITAVILITLQVIYFRNHRKPA from the coding sequence ATGCAACCTTCAACTCATACAAAATTACCCCTATTACTTCTAATAGTATTAGGGGTAATGACTGCATTTGGACCTATGATTATTGATATGTATTTACCCGCATTACCTGAAGCACAACATCAATTTAGGTCATCAACATCTGAAATACAACTTACATTATCATTTGCAATGATAGGTTTAGCACTTGGACAATTCCTATTTGGCCCATTATCTGATGCATTTGGTCGTAAAAGAATGGGTCTTATCATATTATGTATATTTTTCTTAGCCACACTTAGTGGCGTATTCGCTAGTAACCTAATTTTATTTTTATGTATTCGTTTTATCCAAGGGTTTACAGCCGGTGGTATTATCGTTATAGCCAAAGCTTTCGCTGGAGATAGATACGAGGGCGATTTATTAGCAAAATTTCTAGCATCACTAATGGTCGTGAATGGTATTGTTACTATCATCATGCCATTACTCGGTGGACTATCATTAACACTTGGATCATCGAGAATTGTATTCATTATCCTAACATTTATAAGTCTATTTGTACTATTAGGCGTCGCTACAATGATGCCAAAGACACATAAATCGGAACACAAATCACTTAACTTTAAAGACATTTTATTAGATTTCGGTAGTCTAATGAAAAAACCACGATTCATTATTCCGATGTTGCTACAGGGGTTAACGTATGTAATGTTATTTAGCTTTTCATCCGCTTCTCCATTTATTACGCAAAAAATTTATAATATGACACCTCAACAATTCAGTATCATGGTCGCTGTTAATGGTGTCGGTTTAATTATCGTGAGTCAGATCGTCGCACTTCTTGTAGCTTATATTAATCGTTTCAAACTTATGATTTATTTAACCTTAATACAAGTTGTAGGTGTCATTTTAATTGTGATTACACTTGCAGTTCATGGTCCCTTATGGATTTTACTTATCGCATTTTTCTTAAATGTATGTCCTGTTACGTCTATTGGGCCACTTGGTTTTTCAATGGCAATGGAAGAACGTACTGGTGGTAGTGGTAATGCGTCTAGTTTATTAGGACTATTCCAATTTATACTTGGTGGTATTATCTCTCCTATTGTAGGACTCAAAGGACAATATGACGCAACCCCATATATTTTCGTTATTATGATTACAGCAGTCATTTTAATAACACTACAAGTTATTTATTTTAGAAATCATCGTAAACCAGCATAA
- a CDS encoding APC family permease has product MFTQFKRLLIGKPKRNRDLKNERISNFKALAILSSDALSSVAYGPEQILITLAVVGAIASWYTLPIACAVLVLLAALILSYRQVIYAYPKGGGAYMVSKTNLGEKWGLVAGGSLLVDYILTVAVSIASGADAFVAAFPSLYHHKVLIACLLVLFILIMNLRGLTESATVLSYPVYLFIIGLIIMIVVGVWKVATGQAEPHMHATVGTAVPGVTLFLLLKAFSSGASSLTGVEAISNAVTNFKDPGPKNAVKTLVTMGGILAFLLVGIVGLAYWYGVMPETETTVLSQLAMNILGHNAGYYFVQATTVMILVLAANTGFTAFPMLAASMAKDKYMPRMFSVRGDRLGYSNSIITLGVGAILLIIIFDGKTENLIPLYAVGVFIPFTLAQYGMVLKWIRGREKGWSRKLIANAIGGTITFIVFMIFLITKFSHVWPILIFLPLIVIVFLRIKGHYKDIAKQLKSTAMVQDMPIVDKNLAIVPVSTITSAIDKSVYYAQMIADDVIAVHVSFGDEADKCFAEKWQRHYPDVRLVILHSEYRSVIRPISRFIDKINKKANDKNYVITVVVPQFITKKSWHNFLHNQTSIRLKMHLFYQKNVILATVPFKLHK; this is encoded by the coding sequence ATGTTCACTCAATTTAAAAGACTTTTAATTGGTAAACCTAAAAGAAATCGTGATTTAAAAAATGAAAGAATCAGTAATTTCAAGGCTTTAGCAATACTTTCTTCGGATGCATTGTCATCAGTAGCCTATGGTCCGGAGCAAATTTTGATTACACTCGCAGTCGTTGGTGCTATAGCGTCATGGTACACGTTACCAATTGCATGTGCAGTATTAGTACTATTAGCAGCTTTAATCTTATCATACCGCCAAGTCATTTATGCCTATCCTAAGGGCGGCGGTGCTTATATGGTTTCTAAGACTAACTTAGGAGAAAAATGGGGACTAGTAGCTGGTGGTTCATTACTTGTTGATTATATTTTAACTGTAGCGGTAAGTATCGCTTCTGGTGCAGATGCGTTTGTAGCTGCATTTCCGTCACTGTATCATCACAAAGTATTAATTGCATGTTTACTAGTACTATTTATTTTAATAATGAATTTACGTGGATTGACAGAATCTGCTACAGTATTGTCTTATCCAGTCTATTTATTCATTATCGGGTTAATTATTATGATTGTTGTAGGTGTATGGAAAGTTGCAACTGGCCAAGCTGAACCACATATGCACGCAACAGTGGGAACAGCTGTGCCTGGTGTTACGCTATTCTTACTATTAAAAGCATTCTCATCTGGGGCATCATCTTTAACAGGCGTAGAAGCTATATCTAATGCGGTAACAAATTTTAAAGATCCTGGTCCTAAGAATGCTGTTAAAACATTAGTTACAATGGGTGGCATCCTTGCATTTCTATTAGTAGGCATTGTAGGTTTAGCCTATTGGTACGGCGTAATGCCTGAGACTGAGACGACCGTATTGTCTCAATTAGCAATGAACATTCTAGGACACAATGCTGGTTATTATTTTGTTCAGGCTACAACAGTAATGATTTTAGTTTTAGCAGCGAATACAGGTTTTACAGCATTTCCAATGCTTGCCGCTAGCATGGCGAAAGATAAATATATGCCGCGTATGTTTAGTGTTCGAGGAGATCGCTTAGGTTATTCGAACTCTATCATCACTTTAGGTGTTGGGGCTATCTTGCTTATTATCATTTTTGATGGTAAAACTGAGAACTTGATTCCACTCTATGCTGTAGGTGTATTTATTCCATTCACATTAGCACAATATGGCATGGTACTTAAATGGATTAGAGGCAGAGAAAAAGGGTGGTCTCGCAAATTAATTGCCAACGCGATAGGTGGAACAATTACATTTATCGTATTTATGATTTTCTTGATCACTAAATTTAGCCATGTATGGCCAATATTGATATTTTTACCTTTAATTGTGATTGTATTCCTACGTATCAAAGGTCATTATAAAGATATTGCTAAACAGTTGAAATCGACTGCAATGGTACAAGATATGCCAATTGTTGATAAAAATTTAGCAATTGTTCCTGTAAGTACCATTACGTCAGCCATTGATAAATCAGTATATTATGCTCAAATGATTGCTGATGATGTCATAGCAGTTCATGTTTCATTTGGAGATGAAGCGGATAAATGCTTTGCTGAAAAATGGCAACGTCATTATCCGGATGTGCGTTTAGTCATCTTACATTCTGAATATCGTAGTGTCATTAGACCAATTTCAAGATTTATTGATAAGATCAATAAAAAAGCGAATGATAAAAATTATGTCATTACAGTTGTTGTGCCTCAGTTTATTACAAAAAAATCATGGCATAACTTCTTACACAATCAAACGAGTATTAGATTAAAAATGCACTTATTCTATCAAAAGAATGTTATTTTAGCAACTGTACCATTTAAATTACACAAATAA
- a CDS encoding GyrI-like domain-containing protein has protein sequence MAIQYKLEQLNHVRLIGVLRKYESGDEMQKDIPSFWQKVNNDGVVDDLIELSNQTLSGLLGVILQKEDNHFEYFIGVPCDNSNNNDSHFNTLELSAHKYVVIDAKGKVPEAIKSITPKIYQELLPQAKFKTIRAPMFEHYLPGNTQSSDYITEIWIPIED, from the coding sequence ATGGCAATACAATATAAATTGGAACAGTTAAATCATGTTCGACTCATCGGTGTCTTAAGAAAGTATGAGAGTGGCGATGAGATGCAAAAAGATATACCATCATTTTGGCAAAAAGTAAATAATGATGGGGTTGTAGATGATTTAATAGAACTTAGTAATCAAACATTATCAGGATTGTTAGGCGTCATTTTACAGAAAGAAGATAATCATTTCGAATATTTCATTGGTGTACCTTGTGATAATTCGAATAATAATGATTCGCACTTTAATACACTCGAATTGTCAGCTCATAAGTATGTTGTTATAGATGCGAAAGGAAAAGTTCCCGAAGCAATTAAATCGATAACGCCTAAAATCTATCAAGAGTTATTACCTCAAGCTAAATTTAAGACGATTAGAGCACCTATGTTTGAACATTACTTACCAGGAAATACCCAAAGTAGTGATTATATTACAGAAATTTGGATTCCTATAGAAGATTAG
- a CDS encoding cation:proton antiporter codes for MELLEAFLLFIFAVIISSIIYNRFPKIPTAFIQIALGVCLFVLPIPMHFEFESEVFMMAVIAPLLFVEGTHISRTKLLEYRKPIVLMAMALVFATVIGVGFFIHWIWADLPMPAAFAIAAILCPTDAVAVSAITKGKILPKGSMSILEGESLLNDAAGIISFKIAVTALVTGSFSAFDAIGQFIISTILGVLIGIIVSALVVTLRVYLTANKGMKDSNTLTFIQLLTPFAVYFIGEELHASGIIAVVVAGLIHGLERDRLIRAQTELQMNYNQIWNTLSYALNGFVFVVLGYIVPEVVMEIIHDEPQNIVFLITTALLIALAIYVFRFVWVYLLFKDFYYPNNVQSYLDDEEDAGPPKRNHYAFIMTMCGIHGTISLSMALTLPYMMDGNQEFIYRNDLLFIASFMVLTSLILAQVVLPFITPSEKISEFKGMSYQSAKIFMVQQVLDAFKKKNSEEKSMDYRPILNQYFNELSFLINMEPDNKNTKELRRLQEIAEEEETRTLERLIEKERITKKDLTDYRNITEFSQSYREMSIIRKISRFFKLIGLRFKARKESRKETHRIHKENRGLLKEEHHATPEQNKMDIKAKREEYKAERQKVKDEKKAQREECANSFNKVQQLMRVVNHNIIMKMRQEQNSSNVLEVSLIINQYHNLSRTIRHNKNRKQQKNQNKEVYELTTQQQQDVKLEALYIQRTILDELISRNKVTNEVATQLRENINYNEIVLAHEVSNAH; via the coding sequence ATGGAGCTATTAGAAGCATTTTTATTATTTATATTCGCAGTTATTATCAGTTCTATTATTTATAATAGGTTCCCTAAAATTCCTACTGCTTTTATTCAAATCGCATTGGGTGTCTGCTTATTTGTGCTACCTATTCCAATGCACTTTGAATTTGAATCGGAAGTCTTTATGATGGCGGTTATCGCCCCACTTTTATTTGTGGAAGGTACGCATATTTCTCGAACAAAGTTACTTGAGTACCGTAAACCCATAGTACTTATGGCAATGGCACTCGTCTTTGCTACTGTTATTGGTGTTGGTTTCTTTATTCATTGGATTTGGGCGGATTTACCAATGCCAGCTGCCTTTGCAATTGCTGCAATTCTTTGCCCTACTGATGCAGTCGCAGTTTCCGCAATTACTAAAGGTAAGATATTACCTAAAGGGTCAATGTCAATTCTTGAAGGTGAATCATTACTTAATGACGCCGCAGGTATCATTTCATTTAAAATTGCAGTTACTGCACTTGTAACTGGTAGTTTTTCAGCATTTGATGCAATTGGCCAATTTATTATTTCAACTATTTTAGGTGTGTTAATTGGTATCATTGTTAGCGCACTAGTCGTAACTTTAAGAGTTTATTTAACTGCCAATAAAGGCATGAAAGATAGTAATACGTTAACATTCATTCAATTACTTACTCCTTTCGCCGTTTATTTTATTGGCGAAGAGCTTCACGCATCAGGAATTATAGCCGTAGTTGTCGCTGGTTTAATCCATGGTTTAGAACGCGACCGTTTAATTCGTGCCCAAACGGAATTACAAATGAACTATAACCAAATATGGAATACGCTAAGTTATGCGTTAAATGGCTTTGTATTTGTTGTATTAGGATATATCGTTCCCGAAGTAGTTATGGAAATTATTCATGACGAACCACAAAACATTGTATTTTTAATTACAACCGCGCTATTAATTGCGCTAGCGATTTATGTATTTAGATTTGTTTGGGTGTACTTATTATTTAAAGATTTTTATTATCCAAACAACGTTCAATCTTATTTAGATGATGAAGAAGATGCTGGACCACCGAAGCGTAATCACTATGCCTTTATTATGACAATGTGTGGGATACACGGTACCATTTCCTTATCAATGGCACTAACACTTCCATATATGATGGATGGTAACCAAGAGTTTATATATCGTAATGATCTGTTATTCATCGCTTCATTTATGGTATTAACTAGCTTAATTCTCGCTCAAGTTGTTCTACCGTTTATCACACCATCTGAAAAGATCTCAGAATTTAAAGGTATGTCCTATCAATCAGCTAAAATATTCATGGTTCAACAAGTACTCGATGCATTTAAAAAGAAAAACTCTGAAGAAAAAAGTATGGATTATCGACCAATATTAAATCAATATTTTAATGAGTTATCATTCTTAATCAATATGGAACCGGACAATAAAAATACGAAAGAATTACGTCGCCTTCAAGAAATAGCTGAAGAAGAAGAAACAAGAACACTAGAGCGATTAATCGAAAAAGAAAGAATTACTAAGAAGGATTTAACAGACTATCGCAATATTACGGAATTCAGTCAATCTTATCGTGAAATGTCTATTATAAGAAAAATAAGTCGTTTCTTTAAATTAATCGGCTTACGATTTAAAGCTCGTAAAGAATCACGAAAAGAGACACATCGCATCCATAAAGAAAACCGAGGATTATTAAAAGAAGAACATCATGCTACACCAGAACAAAATAAAATGGATATTAAAGCTAAGCGTGAAGAATATAAAGCTGAACGTCAAAAAGTAAAAGACGAGAAAAAGGCACAAAGAGAAGAATGTGCAAATAGCTTTAACAAAGTGCAACAATTAATGCGTGTTGTTAATCACAATATTATTATGAAAATGCGTCAAGAACAAAATAGTTCAAATGTCTTAGAAGTGAGTTTAATTATTAACCAATATCACAACTTATCTCGTACGATTCGTCACAATAAGAATAGAAAGCAACAAAAAAATCAAAACAAAGAAGTATATGAACTTACTACACAGCAACAACAAGATGTAAAATTGGAAGCATTATACATCCAACGTACCATTTTAGATGAATTAATTTCACGAAATAAAGTAACTAATGAAGTTGCAACCCAATTACGAGAAAACATCAATTACAATGAAATCGTTCTAGCACATGAAGTAAGCAACGCTCACTAA
- a CDS encoding class I SAM-dependent methyltransferase: protein MTKIAGHTFLAQLGKKRLRPGGVLATNWLINKGHFSSDKRVLEVACNMCTTSIELAQKYNCHIEGVDLNKTALEKGKQNVSKRNLDKLIHLTQANAMKLPFEDQSFDIILNEAMLTMLPYQIKEKVLNEYYRVLKPNGIILTHDIAIINRQEAPTVIDELSNAINMKVTPLSPEDWYQLYQEAGFSNIESKVGPLSLMTPIGMIRDEGLLGTLKIIKNALKPTNRKMFIKMFKTMRKHKKNMNYIVHAVKK from the coding sequence GTGACTAAAATAGCCGGCCATACATTTTTAGCACAATTAGGAAAGAAACGCTTACGTCCAGGGGGTGTGTTAGCAACAAATTGGCTTATAAATAAAGGACACTTCTCCAGCGATAAACGTGTTTTAGAAGTAGCTTGTAATATGTGTACAACGTCTATTGAATTAGCTCAAAAATATAATTGCCACATTGAGGGCGTAGACTTAAATAAAACCGCTTTAGAAAAAGGTAAACAAAATGTTTCGAAACGCAATTTAGATAAGCTTATTCATTTAACGCAAGCCAATGCTATGAAATTACCTTTTGAAGATCAGAGCTTTGATATTATTTTAAATGAAGCGATGCTAACCATGTTGCCTTATCAGATTAAGGAAAAAGTGCTAAATGAATATTATCGAGTATTAAAACCGAATGGCATTATACTTACACATGATATTGCAATTATTAATAGACAAGAGGCGCCAACGGTCATTGATGAATTAAGTAACGCCATCAATATGAAAGTTACACCTTTATCACCTGAAGATTGGTATCAACTCTATCAAGAAGCTGGTTTTTCAAATATTGAGTCTAAAGTAGGTCCACTATCTTTAATGACTCCAATAGGTATGATTCGAGATGAAGGCCTCCTTGGTACGTTAAAAATTATAAAAAACGCTCTAAAACCAACTAATCGCAAAATGTTTATCAAAATGTTTAAAACAATGCGTAAACATAAAAAGAATATGAATTATATCGTTCATGCAGTTAAAAAATAA